A genome region from Chryseobacterium sp. G0186 includes the following:
- a CDS encoding polysaccharide deacetylase family protein translates to MVLLSFDIEEFDMPFEYKGEISFEKQISISQTGLERILDILKKYNAKATFFSTVVFAENSKHLIERLLNDGHELASHTWFHSEFEEKHLKESRERLEELFSTKVTGLRMPRMMPVDEKAVEKAGYSYNSSINPTFLPGRYNNLKVSRTYFKEGNVTQIPASVSPNFRVPLFWLSFHNFPLSFYKKLASDTLKKDKYLNIYFHPWEFAEIKDEAFKLPGFTVKNSGKDMVERFDLFVGWLKEKGHAFGTFQEFQKQIQR, encoded by the coding sequence ATGGTTTTATTGAGTTTTGATATTGAAGAATTTGATATGCCATTTGAGTACAAAGGTGAAATTTCCTTTGAAAAGCAAATTTCAATTTCGCAGACAGGACTAGAAAGGATCTTGGATATCCTTAAAAAATATAATGCCAAGGCTACTTTCTTTTCTACGGTAGTCTTTGCAGAAAACAGCAAGCACCTTATTGAAAGGTTGTTGAATGACGGGCACGAATTGGCCTCTCACACTTGGTTCCATTCAGAATTTGAAGAGAAACACCTGAAAGAATCAAGAGAAAGACTGGAAGAATTATTCTCAACAAAGGTAACAGGATTAAGAATGCCGAGAATGATGCCGGTAGATGAAAAAGCAGTTGAAAAAGCAGGATATTCCTACAATTCTTCTATTAATCCTACATTTTTACCGGGAAGATATAACAATTTAAAAGTATCAAGAACGTACTTTAAAGAAGGAAATGTAACCCAGATTCCTGCCTCTGTGTCGCCCAACTTCCGTGTTCCATTATTTTGGTTAAGTTTTCACAATTTTCCATTATCATTCTATAAAAAACTGGCTTCTGATACCTTGAAAAAAGATAAGTATCTGAATATCTATTTCCATCCGTGGGAATTTGCGGAAATCAAGGACGAAGCTTTTAAACTTCCTGGGTTTACCGTAAAAAATTCAGGGAAAGATATGGTAGAAAGATTTGATTTATTTGTAGGCTGGTTAAAAGAAAAAGGACATGCATTCGGTACATTTCAGGAATTTCAAAAACAGATCCAACGATGA